A stretch of the Pedobacter sp. MC2016-14 genome encodes the following:
- a CDS encoding iron-sulfur cluster assembly accessory protein — protein MSTTIETTFAPVNFTETAVKELLKLKDQQEISEEFGLRVGVEGGGCAGMSYVLGFDQKKDGDQEFIIDGIKVYMHKAHQMYLLGMQVDWQDGLNSRGFTFTNPNAASSCGCGTSFSV, from the coding sequence ATGAGTACTACTATTGAAACAACATTTGCCCCAGTAAACTTTACTGAAACAGCAGTAAAAGAATTACTTAAATTAAAAGATCAGCAGGAAATTTCTGAAGAATTTGGTTTACGTGTAGGCGTTGAAGGCGGAGGCTGTGCTGGCATGAGCTATGTGTTAGGGTTTGATCAGAAAAAAGACGGCGATCAGGAATTTATCATTGATGGCATTAAAGTATATATGCATAAAGCACACCAGATGTATTTGCTAGGCATGCAGGTAGACTGGCAGGATGGGTTAAACTCAAGAGGCTTTACATTTACCAATCCAAATGCAGCAAGTAGCTGTGGATGCGGAACTAGCTTCTCGGTATAG
- a CDS encoding YgcG family protein, whose product MKRILIAFLLATASLFSFAQEFPAKPDKLVNDYTGTLTTDQLQQLESKLVAFDDSTSIQIAIAIVKSVGEYDINEYTLELGRKWGVGSKKNTGMMIVVALGDRKISLQTGYGLEGAMPDVYTKRIIENDIKPYFKAGDYYSGLESGTNAIIKYTKGEYKNDTPKRKKSGGAPSALILIVIIIAIIILIRKGGGGGGSQVIGGRGGADGFFLGMLLGSLGGRSSGGSFGGGGSSGGGFGGFGGGSFGGGGSSGSW is encoded by the coding sequence ATGAAGAGAATCTTAATTGCTTTTTTATTAGCTACTGCCAGCCTGTTCTCTTTTGCCCAGGAATTTCCCGCAAAACCAGACAAATTGGTTAATGATTATACTGGTACACTTACTACAGATCAACTACAGCAGCTGGAATCAAAACTAGTGGCTTTTGACGACTCAACTTCTATACAGATTGCAATTGCGATCGTTAAATCTGTAGGGGAGTATGACATCAATGAATATACGCTTGAACTTGGACGTAAATGGGGTGTAGGCTCTAAAAAAAATACGGGAATGATGATCGTTGTCGCCCTCGGCGACCGCAAAATTTCTTTACAAACTGGCTATGGCCTGGAAGGTGCGATGCCGGATGTTTATACCAAACGAATTATTGAAAATGATATTAAGCCCTATTTTAAAGCAGGTGATTATTATAGCGGACTTGAATCAGGCACCAATGCGATTATTAAATACACTAAGGGCGAATATAAAAATGATACACCAAAACGTAAGAAAAGTGGTGGTGCTCCAAGCGCACTTATATTAATTGTAATTATTATCGCTATTATTATCTTGATTAGAAAAGGCGGTGGCGGCGGTGGAAGTCAGGTTATTGGCGGTCGTGGCGGTGCAGATGGTTTTTTCCTGGGCATGCTACTTGGTAGTCTCGGCGGCAGAAGCTCTGGCGGAAGTTTTGGTGGCGGAGGCAGTAGCGGAGGAGGCTTTGGTGGATTTGGCGGAGGTAGTTTTGGTGGCGGAGGTAGTAGTGGAAGCTGGTAA
- a CDS encoding NAD(P)/FAD-dependent oxidoreductase yields the protein MQKEVEIKLAPSEKEQERVLIEKLSAALNIESSRIKGYKILKRSIDARGRNVIYRLQVKAFIDEAASPDVYTVNYPNVNAARSVLIVGAGPAGLFAALQCIENGMKPIVLERGKDVKQRRRDLAAINKQGLVNTESNYCYGEGGAGTYSDGKLFTRSNKRGDINKVLETFVQHGADIDILIDARPHIGTNKLPHIITAIRESILNAGGEVRFDQKVTDIIIEFGEVKGVIINGEEHLHADAVILATGHSARDIYELLNRKSILVEAKPFALGVRIEHPQAIIDAAQYHCDIRSDFLPPAYYSLVTQVGSRGVFSFCMCPGGIIAPCATHDNEIVVNGWSPSKRNNPFANSGTVVQITLDDVKGEDPLRMMEFQAKLEQQAFKLGGGNLVAPGQRMVDFVEGRVSTDLPKNSYLPGTKSVMLKDTLPDFVSSALSNALPEFGKKMKGYYTNEAILVGVESRSSSPVRIPRDKETFQHPQVKGLYPCAEGAGYAGGIVSAAIDGINCANAVLKYN from the coding sequence ATGCAAAAAGAAGTTGAAATTAAACTCGCCCCCAGCGAGAAGGAGCAAGAAAGAGTGTTGATTGAAAAATTATCAGCGGCTTTAAATATCGAGAGCTCCCGTATTAAAGGATACAAAATCTTAAAAAGATCTATTGACGCACGTGGGCGAAATGTAATTTATCGTCTGCAGGTTAAGGCTTTTATAGATGAGGCGGCCAGTCCTGATGTATATACAGTGAATTATCCCAATGTGAATGCTGCCAGATCTGTATTGATTGTGGGTGCTGGTCCGGCTGGTCTGTTTGCCGCGCTTCAGTGTATTGAAAATGGGATGAAGCCGATTGTACTGGAGAGGGGAAAAGATGTGAAACAACGGCGCAGAGATTTGGCAGCAATTAATAAGCAGGGCCTGGTAAATACAGAATCCAATTATTGTTATGGAGAAGGTGGTGCAGGCACATACTCTGATGGTAAATTATTTACCAGATCTAATAAACGTGGTGACATTAATAAAGTACTGGAAACTTTTGTGCAACATGGCGCAGATATTGATATTTTGATTGACGCACGTCCGCATATAGGGACTAATAAATTGCCACATATTATAACTGCCATTAGAGAAAGTATTTTAAATGCTGGCGGCGAAGTGAGGTTTGATCAGAAAGTTACAGATATAATTATTGAATTTGGTGAGGTAAAAGGCGTAATTATAAACGGAGAGGAACATTTGCATGCTGATGCAGTTATATTGGCTACCGGACATTCTGCGCGTGATATTTACGAACTACTGAACAGGAAAAGCATCTTGGTAGAAGCGAAGCCTTTTGCTTTAGGAGTAAGAATAGAGCATCCACAGGCAATTATAGATGCTGCCCAATATCATTGTGATATACGGAGTGATTTTTTGCCGCCAGCTTATTATAGTTTGGTAACTCAGGTGGGAAGTAGGGGGGTATTTTCTTTTTGTATGTGCCCGGGAGGTATCATTGCGCCTTGTGCAACTCACGATAATGAAATTGTAGTCAATGGCTGGTCGCCCTCTAAGAGGAATAATCCTTTTGCTAATTCCGGTACAGTGGTTCAAATTACACTTGACGATGTAAAAGGTGAAGATCCATTGAGGATGATGGAATTTCAGGCAAAATTGGAACAGCAGGCATTTAAACTTGGCGGTGGTAATTTGGTGGCACCTGGGCAGCGAATGGTAGATTTTGTAGAAGGAAGGGTGTCGACGGATTTACCAAAGAACTCTTACCTGCCAGGTACAAAAAGTGTAATGCTAAAAGATACATTGCCAGATTTTGTCAGTTCTGCATTGAGCAATGCGCTTCCGGAATTTGGGAAAAAGATGAAAGGTTATTACACCAATGAAGCGATTTTGGTGGGTGTTGAAAGCAGAAGTTCATCGCCCGTGCGCATACCCAGGGATAAAGAAACTTTTCAGCATCCGCAGGTTAAGGGCTTGTATCCTTGTGCTGAGGGAGCTGGTTATGCCGGGGGAATTGTTTCTGCCGCTATCGATGGCATAAACTGTGCAAATGCAGTGCTCAAGTACAATTAG
- a CDS encoding OmpA family protein produces MKLSIFPVAALVVIWMSQGCVSTKKYKDLQANYDSLQSQKNELNKQFQTGQQGLAGTTSRVKSLEEQLAAERSNVTALQAALDKCLTSTGQGNVNISKLVDEINTSNKYIQHLVNTKNKSDSLNLVLTNNLTRSLSREEMGDVNVQVLKGVVYISLSDNMLYKSGSYEISDKAGATLSKIAKIITDYKDYDVLIEGNTDAVPITLPNIRNNWDLSALRASSVVQVLQKTYGVDPKRLTAGGRGEYNPIADNSTDAGKTKNRRTQIIITPKLDQFMDLIGKAPEQK; encoded by the coding sequence ATGAAATTATCAATTTTTCCAGTAGCTGCATTAGTTGTAATATGGATGTCGCAAGGCTGTGTCAGTACTAAGAAGTACAAAGATTTGCAAGCAAATTACGATTCCTTGCAATCACAAAAGAATGAACTTAACAAACAATTTCAGACGGGTCAACAAGGCCTGGCGGGAACAACCAGCAGGGTAAAAAGTCTGGAAGAACAGCTTGCCGCAGAACGCTCTAACGTTACCGCACTACAAGCCGCTCTTGATAAATGTCTTACCTCTACCGGCCAGGGAAATGTAAATATTTCAAAACTGGTAGACGAGATCAATACATCCAATAAATATATCCAGCATTTGGTCAATACCAAAAATAAAAGTGACTCACTTAACTTAGTGCTTACCAACAACCTCACACGCTCTTTGAGCAGAGAAGAGATGGGTGATGTAAATGTACAGGTTTTAAAAGGTGTAGTATATATATCGCTTTCGGACAACATGCTTTACAAATCCGGAAGTTATGAGATTTCCGACAAAGCTGGCGCAACACTTTCTAAAATTGCAAAGATCATTACAGATTATAAAGATTACGACGTATTAATTGAAGGTAATACAGATGCTGTTCCGATCACACTGCCTAATATTAGAAATAACTGGGACTTAAGCGCATTAAGGGCATCATCAGTGGTTCAGGTTTTACAAAAAACATATGGAGTAGATCCTAAAAGATTAACTGCGGGAGGTCGCGGCGAATACAACCCTATTGCTGATAATAGCACCGATGCAGGTAAGACTAAAAACAGACGTACGCAAATTATTATTACACCAAAACTTGATCAGTTCATGGATTTAATTGGCAAAGCACCTGAACAAAAATAG
- a CDS encoding TPM domain-containing protein, translating into MALFNEQEQELIAAAIADAEKLTSGEIRIAIDKYCEGEALEKAAAYFAKLGMEKTKNRNGVLIYLAYEDHKFAVIGDYGINKVVPDDFWETTRTAMQAHFTGGNLAGGIIAGITLAGEKLAMFFPYQNGDINELPNDIVYMDQNQITS; encoded by the coding sequence ATGGCACTTTTTAACGAACAGGAACAGGAGCTAATTGCTGCTGCTATTGCAGATGCAGAAAAATTAACATCAGGCGAAATCAGAATTGCAATAGATAAATATTGCGAAGGCGAGGCTCTTGAAAAGGCAGCTGCCTATTTCGCGAAACTGGGCATGGAAAAAACTAAGAACCGTAACGGTGTTTTAATATATCTTGCTTACGAAGATCATAAATTTGCGGTTATTGGCGATTATGGAATTAACAAAGTAGTTCCTGATGATTTTTGGGAAACCACAAGAACTGCCATGCAAGCACATTTTACTGGAGGAAATTTAGCCGGCGGAATTATTGCAGGAATTACACTCGCAGGTGAAAAGCTAGCCATGTTCTTTCCTTACCAAAATGGAGATATCAATGAACTTCCAAATGATATCGTCTATATGGATCAAAATCAAATTACTTCCTGA
- a CDS encoding NUDIX hydrolase has translation MKIEKWEKISSKYLVKEKWATLRVDTCKLQNGTVKDDYYVLEYPDWANAVALTADNKIIMVTQYRHGADIISLEIPGGVIESGEDPATGVKRELLEETGYSFDTCELIATLYPNPATSTNRTFTYLLTGGVKTHEQHLDEHEIINVEEYSIAEVKQLLAENKIDQALHTAALFYGLLKVDAL, from the coding sequence ATGAAAATAGAAAAATGGGAAAAGATTTCATCAAAATATTTGGTGAAGGAAAAATGGGCTACCTTGAGAGTTGATACCTGTAAATTGCAAAATGGAACCGTAAAAGATGACTATTATGTTCTGGAATATCCAGATTGGGCTAATGCAGTAGCACTTACAGCAGACAATAAGATTATAATGGTTACGCAATACCGCCATGGGGCTGATATTATATCATTAGAAATCCCTGGTGGGGTGATAGAGTCTGGAGAAGATCCTGCTACAGGTGTAAAACGAGAACTGTTAGAGGAAACCGGCTATTCTTTTGACACTTGTGAACTTATCGCTACTTTGTATCCCAACCCTGCAACTTCAACAAATCGCACTTTCACTTACCTTCTTACCGGCGGAGTAAAAACTCATGAGCAGCACCTGGATGAACATGAAATAATTAATGTAGAAGAGTATAGTATTGCTGAGGTTAAGCAATTGCTTGCCGAAAATAAAATAGACCAGGCACTTCATACTGCTGCATTATTTTACGGCCTATTGAAAGTTGATGCCCTTTAG
- a CDS encoding methylmalonyl-CoA mutase produces the protein MVNKCKTTSGIEIKTLYIAVGRPLQELPGIFPFTRGIQKDMYRGKLWTMRQYAGFSTAEESNKRYHYLLKQGTTGLSVAFDLPTQIGYNSDHEMAEGEVGKVGVAIDSLKDMELLFDGIPLETITTSMTINATASILLAMYIALAKKQGAELSQLSGTIQNDILKEYAARGTYIYPPVASMRIITDIFEYCSKELPKWNTISISGYHIREAGSSAVQELAFTLANGKAYLNAALQKGLDINIFAKRLSFFFNCHNNFFEEIAKFRAARRMWAKITRELGATDERAQMLRFHTQTGGSTLTAQQPLNNVVRVTNQAMAAVLGGTQSLHTNGYDEALSLPTEAAAKIALRTQQVIAFESGVADTVDPLAGSYFVESLTDEVEQAAQIYLDKIDAMGGAVKAIENGYVQNEIAAAAYQYQIEVENGSRVIVGLNKFIQEREEPSNVLSVNESVRTIQIERLSLLKANRNHEAVIEALSNLSEAAKGNINIMPYILIAVEAYATLGEISDCLRNIFGEY, from the coding sequence ATGGTAAATAAATGTAAGACTACTTCAGGTATAGAAATCAAGACGCTTTATATTGCTGTAGGCCGCCCGTTACAGGAATTGCCGGGTATATTCCCCTTTACAAGAGGGATTCAAAAAGATATGTACCGCGGTAAACTATGGACAATGAGGCAGTATGCGGGGTTTTCTACCGCAGAGGAGTCTAACAAGAGGTACCATTACTTATTAAAACAGGGTACAACGGGATTGTCTGTTGCATTTGATTTACCCACTCAAATCGGTTATAATTCTGATCATGAAATGGCCGAAGGTGAAGTAGGAAAAGTGGGAGTGGCCATAGATTCTTTAAAAGATATGGAATTACTTTTTGACGGCATACCACTGGAAACGATTACCACATCAATGACCATTAATGCTACTGCTTCGATATTACTGGCTATGTATATTGCGCTGGCTAAAAAACAAGGTGCTGAGCTAAGTCAGCTTTCTGGTACCATTCAAAATGATATTTTAAAAGAATATGCTGCACGTGGTACTTATATCTATCCTCCGGTAGCTTCAATGCGTATCATCACCGATATTTTTGAATATTGCAGTAAAGAACTTCCAAAATGGAATACAATCTCTATCTCGGGGTATCATATCCGGGAAGCAGGATCTAGTGCTGTACAAGAACTGGCATTTACCCTTGCCAATGGAAAAGCATATTTGAATGCTGCTTTACAAAAAGGGCTTGATATTAATATTTTTGCTAAACGGCTTTCTTTCTTCTTTAACTGTCATAATAACTTTTTTGAAGAGATTGCTAAGTTTAGAGCTGCAAGAAGAATGTGGGCGAAAATAACCAGGGAACTTGGTGCTACAGATGAGCGGGCACAAATGCTGAGATTTCATACTCAGACAGGTGGCTCTACACTAACGGCTCAACAGCCTTTAAATAACGTGGTTCGGGTAACTAATCAGGCGATGGCAGCTGTTTTGGGAGGCACACAGTCGCTACATACTAATGGTTACGACGAGGCGCTCTCCTTGCCCACTGAGGCTGCTGCAAAAATAGCGCTACGTACACAGCAAGTTATCGCGTTTGAGAGTGGTGTTGCCGATACTGTTGATCCTCTGGCAGGATCTTATTTTGTAGAGTCCCTTACTGATGAGGTTGAGCAGGCTGCTCAGATCTACCTGGATAAAATAGATGCAATGGGCGGAGCAGTTAAAGCCATTGAAAATGGATATGTGCAGAATGAAATTGCTGCAGCTGCATATCAGTATCAGATTGAAGTAGAAAATGGTAGTCGTGTTATTGTAGGGCTAAACAAATTTATTCAGGAGAGGGAAGAGCCTTCAAATGTTTTAAGCGTAAACGAATCTGTACGCACGATTCAGATAGAGCGACTTTCTCTGCTTAAGGCAAACCGGAATCACGAAGCGGTTATAGAAGCTTTGAGTAATCTTAGTGAGGCTGCAAAAGGCAACATAAACATTATGCCTTATATTTTAATTGCAGTAGAAGCTTATGCAACACTGGGGGAAATTTCAGATTGCTTAAGAAATATTTTTGGCGAGTATTAA
- the dnaA gene encoding chromosomal replication initiator protein DnaA, translating to MEKTCIEVWNNCLQIIKDNIPGQSFKTWFEPISALKLDGSVLTIQVPSLFFYEWLEEHYVSLLRKTVKNQLGESGRLEYNIVVDKSSGSGTPYTTNIPSNGNGSAAKTQTMPIPVSINKDIKNPFIIPGLKKLNVDPQLNSNYTFDNYIEGDCNRLARSAGYAVAAKPGGTSFNPLLIYGGVGLGKTHLAQAIGNEIKNNMPDKLVIYVSCEKFCQQFVDSLKNNTINDFVNFYQAMDVIIMDDVHNFSGKEKTQDIFFHIFNHLHQSGKQVILTSDKAPKDLAGLEERLLSRFKWGLSADLQVPDLETRIAILKMKMYADGIELPAEVVEYVANNINNNIRELEGAMVSLLAQSTLNKKDIDLDLARQMLTNFIKNTTREISMEYIQKLVCEYFEVPVDMVKSPTRKREIVQARQISMYLSKSHTKSSLKTIGAFFGGRDHSTVIYACQTVEDLIDTDKKFKGYVHDIQKKLKMS from the coding sequence ATGGAAAAAACTTGTATTGAAGTATGGAATAATTGCCTCCAAATTATTAAAGATAATATCCCAGGCCAAAGTTTTAAAACCTGGTTTGAACCCATATCAGCATTGAAATTGGATGGTAGTGTTTTAACGATACAAGTGCCAAGTTTGTTTTTTTATGAATGGCTTGAGGAACACTATGTTAGTTTGCTCCGAAAGACTGTTAAAAACCAATTGGGAGAGTCTGGTAGGTTGGAATACAATATTGTAGTAGACAAATCATCGGGTAGTGGAACACCTTATACAACCAATATACCTAGTAATGGTAACGGCTCAGCAGCAAAAACACAAACTATGCCTATTCCTGTGTCTATTAATAAGGATATAAAAAATCCTTTCATTATTCCAGGCTTAAAGAAATTGAATGTTGATCCTCAACTCAATTCAAATTATACTTTTGATAATTATATAGAGGGAGATTGCAATCGACTTGCACGGTCTGCGGGATATGCAGTTGCAGCAAAACCGGGAGGAACCTCCTTTAATCCACTTCTGATTTATGGTGGAGTAGGTTTAGGTAAAACTCACCTGGCACAGGCCATCGGGAATGAAATAAAAAATAATATGCCGGATAAACTGGTTATCTATGTTTCCTGCGAGAAGTTTTGCCAACAGTTTGTAGATTCTTTGAAGAATAATACGATTAACGACTTTGTGAATTTTTACCAGGCCATGGATGTAATTATTATGGATGATGTGCATAATTTTTCAGGCAAAGAAAAAACTCAAGATATCTTTTTTCATATTTTCAATCATTTACATCAATCAGGAAAACAAGTAATTCTTACCTCTGATAAAGCACCAAAAGATTTGGCAGGTTTAGAAGAGCGTTTGCTCAGCAGATTTAAATGGGGATTATCTGCTGATTTGCAAGTTCCTGATTTGGAAACCCGAATTGCTATACTAAAAATGAAGATGTATGCAGACGGGATAGAGCTTCCGGCCGAAGTTGTGGAGTATGTAGCAAATAATATTAACAACAACATCCGGGAACTGGAGGGAGCGATGGTGTCACTTTTGGCGCAGTCTACGTTAAATAAGAAAGATATAGATCTGGACCTGGCCAGACAAATGCTTACTAATTTTATAAAAAATACGACAAGGGAAATTTCCATGGAGTACATTCAAAAGCTAGTCTGTGAATACTTTGAAGTTCCTGTTGATATGGTGAAATCACCGACCCGGAAGCGTGAAATTGTGCAGGCCCGGCAGATTTCAATGTACCTTTCTAAAAGTCATACCAAGTCATCACTAAAGACAATTGGTGCTTTTTTTGGAGGCAGAGATCACTCTACGGTTATTTATGCCTGCCAAACTGTAGAGGATTTAATTGATACAGACAAAAAATTCAAAGGATACGTTCATGATATCCAAAAGAAATTAAAAATGAGTTGA
- a CDS encoding LemA family protein produces the protein MKKIVLSIIALFAVPIIFSSCGYNSMVQLDEDVKTKWNQVETQYQRRSDLIPNLVSTVKGAAKFEQNTLTAVVEARAKASQITVDPNKLTAENIEKFQAAQGQVGQALSRLMVLTENYPELKATQQFSDLSAQLEGTENRIAVARKDFNESVQVYNTKVRSFPNNLTAGMFGFAPKTGFKAEAGAEKAPTVAF, from the coding sequence ATGAAAAAAATAGTATTATCAATTATCGCACTTTTTGCAGTACCTATCATCTTTAGTAGTTGCGGATACAATAGCATGGTGCAACTGGATGAAGACGTTAAAACAAAATGGAATCAGGTCGAGACTCAGTACCAACGCCGTTCCGATCTTATTCCTAATTTAGTAAGCACAGTTAAAGGTGCAGCAAAATTTGAACAGAATACGTTGACTGCAGTTGTTGAAGCTAGAGCAAAAGCAAGCCAGATTACAGTAGATCCTAACAAGTTAACTGCAGAGAATATTGAGAAATTCCAAGCTGCTCAGGGTCAGGTAGGACAGGCTTTAAGCCGCTTAATGGTCTTAACTGAAAATTACCCGGAGTTGAAAGCTACCCAACAGTTCAGTGACCTTTCTGCACAATTGGAAGGTACTGAAAACAGAATTGCAGTAGCCCGTAAAGATTTCAATGAATCCGTGCAAGTATATAACACAAAAGTAAGGTCGTTCCCAAATAACCTTACTGCAGGGATGTTTGGATTTGCCCCTAAAACAGGATTTAAAGCTGAAGCAGGCGCAGAAAAAGCGCCTACAGTTGCTTTCTAG
- a CDS encoding CoA-binding protein, protein MKNTLIIGATPNPTRYAYKAANMLKAKGHSIINVGIKSGTVAGVEIEGAEEIHTDIHTITLYIGPGLQQQYYDYILKTNPKRVIFNPGTENYELKALLRKNAIEPMEACTLVMLATGQY, encoded by the coding sequence ATGAAAAATACATTAATCATAGGAGCCACTCCAAATCCAACACGCTATGCCTACAAAGCCGCAAATATGCTTAAGGCAAAAGGACATTCCATCATTAATGTCGGTATTAAATCAGGTACTGTAGCGGGAGTTGAAATTGAAGGGGCTGAAGAAATCCATACCGATATACATACGATTACCTTATATATAGGCCCTGGCTTACAACAGCAATATTACGACTATATATTAAAGACAAATCCTAAACGAGTTATTTTTAATCCCGGTACTGAAAATTATGAATTGAAAGCCTTGCTTAGAAAAAATGCAATAGAGCCAATGGAAGCTTGCACACTTGTTATGCTGGCCACTGGTCAATATTAA